AGAAGACGGACCAGCAGACCCGTGAACCAATCATCCAGCGATCGCCCCAGCGGCAGGAACCACATCAGCCAGTCCAGCCGCAGGTGGTACGGCGCGAACTGGCGGGGGATCCGCCCGAGCGGGCCGGGCTTGCCCTTGAACGTGTACTCGCGCCAGTCGCCGGCACCGGGGTCATCGGCCGTCGTCCCCTCGACGACGATCTCGATGCGCTCCTTCGTGACCGTCCCGAACGCCCCATACGCATTGGCGAGCTGCCAACGGTTGAAGCTCGCGTTCATCAGCTGCCGGCGGGCGAACAGGTTGCGCACCGCCGGCACGCTGATCACCGCATAGCCCACGAAGACGATGGAGGTCACGACGATCCAGTACAGGGGGATGGATGCCGGGGTGCCCGCACCCGGTGCGGGAGCGGTCGGGGGTACACCGAACGCCGAGAACGCGAGCACGATGGTCGCCCAGTTGAGCCACGCGAAGTTGCCGGTCAGCACGAGCCACAGCTGCGTCGCGATCACGATGGCCGCCGCAGCCGTGCCGATGTACGCCGGCCACGGGCCCGATACGGAAAGCCCGATCACAGGGGCGAACAGCAGCCACGGCACGACGAGCTGGGCGAAATGGTTGCCGAGCACCTCGCCGCGGTGGAACCACGCCGGCAGCAGGTGCGCCTGGCGGCTGAGCGGCCCGGGCATGGGCTGGGTCTCGTGGTGGTACATGAGCGCGGTGAGGTCGCGCCACTCGCGCCCGCCGCGGATCTTGATCATGCCCGCCCCGAACTCCAGCCGGAACACGAGCCACCACATCAGCACGATCACCGCAGTCGGTGGCGGCTGGGAGTCAGAACCCAGGAACGCCGCCAGGAACCCGGCCTCCAGCAGCAGCATCTCCCACCCGAACCCGTAGAAGGTCTGCCCGATCGAGGTGATCGACATGTACCCGAGCCACAGCAGAAGGAAGGCCAGCATCGGCACCCATGGCGGCCCGAGCTGCGGCACACCGGCGACCAGCAGCGCCGAGACCACGGTGCCGCCCGCGCACAGCAGCACCAGCCGCCGATCGGTGTAGGCGACCCAGCGGAACAGGGTCGGATGCAGTGGCCACTTCTTCCGCGACGTCGCCCAGGACAGGAGAGTGGATGCCGGCAGCAGCCCGTTCTCGCCCAGCAGCGGCCGGAACTGGTTCAGGGTGGAGAAGAAGGCGACCAGGAACAGCGCAGCGATCCCGCGCTGCAGCACCTGCCGCGCGAACTCGAACCAGACCGCCGCGAAGCCGTCCATGGCGTCACCCTACGACGCCCCGCCGCCGGGTGACAGGTCGGGCGCTTCGCGCACACCGAACTCGTGGCGCAGGGCGCTGCGCGCGGCATGCCATCCGGCCAGTCCATGGACGCCGGGCCCGGGGGAGGCCGAAGCGGTGGCCAGATACACGCCGGGAAGAGGCGTGCGCCACGGGTCGGCCGAGAGGGTGGGCCTGCGCAGCAGCTGCCGGAGGTCGGGCGCGCCGGCGGCGATGTCGCCGGCCACATAGTTCGGATTGTGTGCGGCGACCTCGGCGGCCGTGCGCGAGCCCACCGCGACGATCGTGTCGCGAAACCCGGGTGCGAACCGTTCGATCTGCGCGGTCACCGCTTCGCGGCGATCGACCGTGCTGCCGGCCGGCACGTGCGTGTACGCCCACAGCGTGTGGGCGCCCGCCGGAGCCCGCGACGGGTCGAACAGCGTCGGCTGCGACACGAGCACGTACGGCCGCTCGGGATGCCGCCCGCCATGGACCTCGTTCTCGGCGAAGGCCATCTCGGCGCGCGTTCCGCCGACGTGCACCGTGCCGGTCCGACGCACCTCGGCGTGCGTCCAGGGCACCGGCTCGCTCAGCGCGAAGTCGACCTTCGCGACCGCGTCGCCGTACCGGAACCTGCTCAGCGCCCGGCGGTAGCGGGCCGGCATCCGCCCACCCGCCATTCGCACCAGCGCACGCGGCGTGACATCCAGCAGTGCCACGCGCGCATCGTCGAGCTCGTCGAGTGAGGTGACGTCGTGGCCGGTGACGAGCTCGCCGCCGTGCGCGCGCAGATCGTCGACGAGCGCGTCGATGATCGCCTGACTGCCGCCGACCGGTATCGGCCAGCCCTCGGCATGCGCATAGGCGGTGAGGGTCAGGCCGGCGCCCGCGCCGGCGAGCGAGGGCTGCGCGAGGATCGAGTGCGCCGCGACGCCGGTGAGCAGTGCCGGCGCCGCCTCGCCGCGGAAGCGCAGGTTCCACAGTGGGGTGCCCTGCTCGGCGGCGCTCAGTCCGAATCGTGCGACGGTGAGCGGATGCCGGGGGATGCGCAGCAGCGTCGATCCGGTGAACTCGGCCACATGCGTCGCGCGCTCGGCCAGCGGCCGCATGAGCCGGGCGTAGGCGCGCCCGTCTCTGCCCAGCCCGTTCGCGGTCGCGTCGAGGTCGCGGTACGCGACCCCCGCGCGGCCGCCGTCGAGCGGCTGCGCGAACGAGACGGCGGGGGTGGCGAACTCGACGCGCTCGCGCAGCCGGAACGCATCGAAGAACTGCGAGGCGAACGCGAGCGGATGCACCGCCGAGCACACATCGTGCGCGAAGCCGGGAAGCGTCAGTTCGCGGGTCGCCGCACCACCGCCGGCGCGTTCATCCCGTTCGTACACCCGCACCTTCAGCCCGGCGCGGGCCAGGGTCACCGCCCCGGCGAGGCCGTTCGGGCCGGCGCCGACGACGACGGCATCCACTGCGCCTCTCTTGCCACCCAGCGCCATGGCACGCTCACTCGGGCTCGGCTGCGAGCTGATCCAGCGGCATGAGCGGCGCGGTCAGGGCCGCCGTGTCGGTCTCGACGGTCTCGACGTCGCGCACACCGGTCAGACGCGCCACCGCGTCGTCGAACTGACGGCCGAGTGCGGCGACCGCGGCATCCACATCCCCCGCGACGAGTGCATCCAGCAGTGCACGGAACGTGGGCGACACTGTCGCGGGCACGGCATAACCGTCCTTCGCGCTGAAGCTCGCGATGCGGGTCTGGATGGCGAGTGTGGCCATCGCCTGCGAGAGCCGGCGGCTGCCCGCGGCGTCGACGAGCACCTGGTGGAACGCGAGGTCCGCGTCGCCGATCGCCCGCGCGTCGTCGCCCTCGCTGGCGGTGAGCAGCTGATCGAGGGCCGTCTCGAGGGCGGGCAGAGTGGACGCCGCACCGGCCGCGACCAGGCAGCGCAGCGCCTCGCCCTCCACGGCGCGCCGGGCCAGGTAGAGGTCGGGGATGTCTTCGGGCGGCACGACGCTCACGCGCAGACCGCGGCCCGGGAGCGAGGTGAGCACGCCCTCCTGCACCAGACGCTGGGTGGCTTCGCGCAGCGGTCCGCGGCTGACGCCCAGCTGCGTGGCGATGTCGACCTCGCCGAGCTGGCTGCCGACGGCGAGGGCACCCGAGAAGATCGCGTTCCGCAGCTCGATGGCGATCAGATCCACCGTCGACGGACGCGCCACGCGCAGCACGGAGGCGGGCAGTCCTGAGCGGGCGGGGGTGATCGGCATGGCGTGTCTCTCGGTCGTCCTCGTTCGATTCTTCCTCAAGTTGTCCACCGGCGCGGGACATCCGGTCGCGACTCGGGGCGCAGCGCCCGGGCAAGGCTAACAAGTCTGTATACATGTAGACAATCTGCACGTCAGAATGTGCGCATGTTTGAAAATCGGCATAGTGTGATCCACGGCTGTTCACCCGAACCGGATCGCCGCACCCCCGAGCGCCGGTCCCCACCGACATCGAGACCATCGACATGGAAAGAGGAACACCATGAGCACCTCACGCACGATCCTGCGGCGCAGCGCCGCCGTCCTGGGCGCCGCGGCTCTCGCAGTCGGCGTCACCGCCTGCACCGACACGGGCAGCGGCGGCGACACGGGCGGGAGCGCCTCGGACTCGGCCTCGACGCTCGAGCGGCTGCAGGACGAAGGCACCATCACCGTCGCGATCGCAGACGAGCGTCCGTACTCATGGGTCGAAGGCGGCGAGGCCACCGGTGCGACCATCGCCATGCACAAGGCGATCTTCGCCGGCATGGGCATCGACGACGTCGATGTCGTCGAGGTCGACTGGAACTCGCTGATCCCGGGTCTGAAGGCCGGCCGCTACGACGCCGTCAGCGCGGGCATGTCGATCCTCCCCGAGCGCTGCGCCGAGGCCGCGTTCAGCGACCCCGAGATCATGTACACCACCGCGCTCATGGTCCCCGAGGGCAACCCCGACGGCCTCACCGACCTCGACTCAGTCCAGGGCAAGGACGACGTCACCCTCGCCGTGCTCAAGGGTGGCATCGAAGCCGGCTACGCCGACAAGCTCGACATCGCCGACACCGTCTCGGTCGACAACGCCCAGTCCGGCATGGACCTGGTCGCAAACGGCCGCGCCGACGCCTTCGCCATGACCGCGATCTCGCTGAACTGGATGGCCGACAACAACCCCGACGCGGGTGTCGAGACCACCGATGCGTTCGTGCAGGTGATCGACGGCGTCGAGCAGGTCGGCGCCGGCTCCACGGTCTTCCGTCAGGGCGACATCGAGCTGCTCGACGCCTACAACGAGCAGCTGGCCACCATCACCGGCGACGTCGACGCCTACATGGGCCTGGTCGGCGAGTTCGGCTTCACCGAAGAGAACCTGCCTCCGGCAGATCTGACCACCGAGCAGCTCTGCTCGGGCGACCTGGGCTGATCCCGCACCTTGATGGATGACCTCGAAGCGCTGGGAGCGGCGCTGCCACAGATCTGGCAGGGACTGGGAATCACCCTCCTGCTGACGGTGTGCGGCGCCCTCCTGGCATTCGTCCTGGCGGTCGGACTCGGGCTCGGCGCCCGGGCGCAGAACGTCATCGTCCGCGGCGCCTCCCGCGTCGTGATCGAGTTCTTCCGCGGCACGTCGCTGGTCGTGCAGCTGTTCTTCCTCTTCTTCGTGATGCCCCAGCTCGGCCTCAAGCTGCCCGCGATCCTGTGCGGCATCATCGGGCTCGGGCTGAATTACGGCGCATATGGCGCCGAGGTGGTCCGCGGCTCGATCAACTCCGTGCCCGCCGGGCAGTGGGAGGCCTCGACGGCGCTGAGCCTGACGCGGACCCAGCGCATGTGGCGCGTCATCTTCCCGCAGGCGTGGGCGCTGATGATCCCGTCGCTGAACAACCTGCTCATCCAGCTGCTGAAGGGCACCGCGATCGTCGGCTTCATCACCCTGTTCGACCTCACCGTGGCACTGGACAAGCTGCGCATCGCCACCGACACGTTCTTCTTCGGCGCCGTCGGCATGGTGCTCTACTTCGCCATCGCGTACGTGCTGACCCTCGCCATGAACGCCCTCGAGGTGCGCGCCAAGCACCGTCTCGGCCGTGGCGAGTCGCTGCGTGACGCGCTGCGGTTCCGGGCGCCGGTGACCAAGGGCAGGACGGCCGCATGAACGACGGACTGCAGTGGAGCTGGGAGACCGCGTGGGAGGCCCTGCCGACCCTGCTCGAGGGGTTCTTCACCGTCACTCTCGTGGTGACCGTGGCCGGCAGCGCGATCGCGGTGGTGCTGGGCCTGGTGATCGCCATGGTGCGGCGCGTCGCGCCCCGGCCGATCGCGGGCATCGTCACCTTCTTCGTGAACTTCATCCGTATGACGCCGATCGTCGTGCAGCTGATGTTCGCCTACTTCTTCTTCCTCAGCTTCGACGCCCTGACCATCGGCATCGCGGTGTTCGGCATCCACTACGCCACCTACATGGCAGAGGTCTACCGTGCCGGCATCGACGCCGTCCCGCGCGGCCAGTGGGAGGCGGCCACCGCGCTGAGCCTGTCGCGCGGCCGCACGTGGGGCGCGGTCATCCTGCCGCAGGCGATCCGCGCGACCGTGCCGGCTCTGGGCAATTACGTCATCTCGATGCTCAAGGACACCCCGTTCCTCATCGCCATCACCGTGTCCGACATGGTCAGCAACGCGCTCGAGTTCGGCGGCGACCACTTCCGCTATCTCGAGCCGATCACACTGGCCGGCATCATCTTCCTGGTCGCCAGCTATCCGGCATCCGTCCTCATCCGCAGATTGGAGAAGCGCCTTGAGTACGCTTCCTGACGCACCCACGCCCGCCATCCGCTTCGACGACGTG
This DNA window, taken from Microbacterium invictum, encodes the following:
- a CDS encoding lipase maturation factor family protein; translation: MDGFAAVWFEFARQVLQRGIAALFLVAFFSTLNQFRPLLGENGLLPASTLLSWATSRKKWPLHPTLFRWVAYTDRRLVLLCAGGTVVSALLVAGVPQLGPPWVPMLAFLLLWLGYMSITSIGQTFYGFGWEMLLLEAGFLAAFLGSDSQPPPTAVIVLMWWLVFRLEFGAGMIKIRGGREWRDLTALMYHHETQPMPGPLSRQAHLLPAWFHRGEVLGNHFAQLVVPWLLFAPVIGLSVSGPWPAYIGTAAAAIVIATQLWLVLTGNFAWLNWATIVLAFSAFGVPPTAPAPGAGTPASIPLYWIVVTSIVFVGYAVISVPAVRNLFARRQLMNASFNRWQLANAYGAFGTVTKERIEIVVEGTTADDPGAGDWREYTFKGKPGPLGRIPRQFAPYHLRLDWLMWFLPLGRSLDDWFTGLLVRLL
- a CDS encoding phytoene desaturase family protein, which produces MALGGKRGAVDAVVVGAGPNGLAGAVTLARAGLKVRVYERDERAGGGAATRELTLPGFAHDVCSAVHPLAFASQFFDAFRLRERVEFATPAVSFAQPLDGGRAGVAYRDLDATANGLGRDGRAYARLMRPLAERATHVAEFTGSTLLRIPRHPLTVARFGLSAAEQGTPLWNLRFRGEAAPALLTGVAAHSILAQPSLAGAGAGLTLTAYAHAEGWPIPVGGSQAIIDALVDDLRAHGGELVTGHDVTSLDELDDARVALLDVTPRALVRMAGGRMPARYRRALSRFRYGDAVAKVDFALSEPVPWTHAEVRRTGTVHVGGTRAEMAFAENEVHGGRHPERPYVLVSQPTLFDPSRAPAGAHTLWAYTHVPAGSTVDRREAVTAQIERFAPGFRDTIVAVGSRTAAEVAAHNPNYVAGDIAAGAPDLRQLLRRPTLSADPWRTPLPGVYLATASASPGPGVHGLAGWHAARSALRHEFGVREAPDLSPGGGAS
- a CDS encoding GntR family transcriptional regulator is translated as MPITPARSGLPASVLRVARPSTVDLIAIELRNAIFSGALAVGSQLGEVDIATQLGVSRGPLREATQRLVQEGVLTSLPGRGLRVSVVPPEDIPDLYLARRAVEGEALRCLVAAGAASTLPALETALDQLLTASEGDDARAIGDADLAFHQVLVDAAGSRRLSQAMATLAIQTRIASFSAKDGYAVPATVSPTFRALLDALVAGDVDAAVAALGRQFDDAVARLTGVRDVETVETDTAALTAPLMPLDQLAAEPE
- a CDS encoding transporter substrate-binding domain-containing protein, with translation MSTSRTILRRSAAVLGAAALAVGVTACTDTGSGGDTGGSASDSASTLERLQDEGTITVAIADERPYSWVEGGEATGATIAMHKAIFAGMGIDDVDVVEVDWNSLIPGLKAGRYDAVSAGMSILPERCAEAAFSDPEIMYTTALMVPEGNPDGLTDLDSVQGKDDVTLAVLKGGIEAGYADKLDIADTVSVDNAQSGMDLVANGRADAFAMTAISLNWMADNNPDAGVETTDAFVQVIDGVEQVGAGSTVFRQGDIELLDAYNEQLATITGDVDAYMGLVGEFGFTEENLPPADLTTEQLCSGDLG
- a CDS encoding amino acid ABC transporter permease — encoded protein: MDDLEALGAALPQIWQGLGITLLLTVCGALLAFVLAVGLGLGARAQNVIVRGASRVVIEFFRGTSLVVQLFFLFFVMPQLGLKLPAILCGIIGLGLNYGAYGAEVVRGSINSVPAGQWEASTALSLTRTQRMWRVIFPQAWALMIPSLNNLLIQLLKGTAIVGFITLFDLTVALDKLRIATDTFFFGAVGMVLYFAIAYVLTLAMNALEVRAKHRLGRGESLRDALRFRAPVTKGRTAA
- the ehuD gene encoding ectoine/hydroxyectoine ABC transporter permease subunit EhuD, whose amino-acid sequence is MNDGLQWSWETAWEALPTLLEGFFTVTLVVTVAGSAIAVVLGLVIAMVRRVAPRPIAGIVTFFVNFIRMTPIVVQLMFAYFFFLSFDALTIGIAVFGIHYATYMAEVYRAGIDAVPRGQWEAATALSLSRGRTWGAVILPQAIRATVPALGNYVISMLKDTPFLIAITVSDMVSNALEFGGDHFRYLEPITLAGIIFLVASYPASVLIRRLEKRLEYAS